The following nucleotide sequence is from Anopheles stephensi strain Indian chromosome 3, UCI_ANSTEP_V1.0, whole genome shotgun sequence.
aattgtgaaaatcaTCACCCGCAAGCACCTGCACCTGGGCCGTCCTTTACATCCGGTCGCCATTGATCTTGTGCGACCAGGGAACAAAAGAGATTGACAGGTGCTCTGACATAGTTGAGGTTCTTAAGAATCGGTATAGAAATTCAAAAAAAGGTTTCTGCTTAATTTACTAGCATTGCAAACAACGTCCATTACTCGTGCAGAAATCGCTGACGTACATTCACTCCACGGCCAACAAATTATTCTACGACCTCTTCACCTTTCTAAGTGGCCTCACGCGAGATCACGTTGCTTTAGGTTGCGCTTTTCTGATCTtcctatttcttcttcttatttccatttttcatcaaCGAAACGCACACCAAGATAGCAGTTTGTGTCCATTTTCCGAGCACAAGACGGCGGAGTAGTAGCCAAATGATCAGTCAATCTGAGCAAGAGAACACGTTCTCCTCTGGGAGCGCGAGAGTCTCTAGTGACCTATCCCTACATCGATCGTGAGAGAACGAGAGATTGagactgcgtgtgtgtgtgtgtgtgtgtacgtggtggaaaattttccgTATCCCATTTTCCCAGCGGTACCAGTTTTCGCCTCACGCAAGTACCCGCAAGTCGTAAGTGAACCAACGTCCGGTGTGTGACATTACGATTCGTGATCATTCGTGAGGTTCGGTTATTACTTGCTTTACTAAACCAAATCTACCCATTTGTCTGTGCTGTGATCTGTctatctttcttttctcccgaAAAATCTTACTACAAAATCTGTGTATTATAAGTGACGTTTCTACTTTGAGACTGAGGTCTCAAATATAGAACCTTAGATAACGCTTGACATCGAGTGTGCTCTCGCGATTCTTCCTGTAGCATCTCTGTTTTATCTTTGTTACTAACTGAGTGAAATCCCAAAGTAATACTAGCAAAAGGCAAATTCTTctcttcaaacaaaaaaaaacacccagtGTCGTAAGTTCCAACGGACTCCAATATAGCGCGGGATCGCCATCTCGCCCATTCCAGCAGACGGCCTTAACCAACGCGGATTttcgttaaaaataatttaacccACTGTGGTGcagatgtaaaatatttatctaTCGCCGCCCCGGGATAGTCGTCTCGTTCGTATGTCCGTAACATGAAGCTGCAACAACTCCCTGtggcgggtgtgtgtgtgtgtgtatagagCCCCTTGATGCAGGCCAGAAACGTTTCGGCCGCGTTTCAGCTGGCTCGCGTTCGATAGTGTgatgaaaatgtttaaaaatagatttCTCCATTAGGCCGCAGATTCAATCAGGCACCGGCATGAAACCTGTGCCGTTGGTAGGTTGGTAAGCCGCACGATACGGCTGTACCGCCGTTCTCGGCCAGATGAGAGATTAACAGAAAACGTTGCTCACATCAAACTGAGGAAAGGAAATAGAAAGTGTTAGAGATGTTTAGAGAGTGATGCAGGTTCTTGCAGTGGGATTTAGGATCATTTATCCTATCCAACGTTCTGTACACGAGAGCTGTTGAGACGTGTGGTGTTGCTCTCGCACTCTCGCCGATCTTGGATACGACCCTGTTGGCAGCTGCAAGCAGAGAGGAAATCAACAGTGGCATGAAAAACACACGTTTGAAATCATCGTACCAAATTAAACAAACTCGAACCATTTCGAACCGATCGAATGCTGATCGCAACATTTCGGTTGGTCTAACGCAAATCTTACTCACACACGGCCACATTTTGACCTCGCCTTAACCTATAATTAAATTTGTAACTGTCCAGCATTACGTTGCTTTGGTCGTCCGTATCACTTACGTTTTGCCCTCCCTTGTACAGGAATCCTCACAAATCCTTGTGTACTAAGCTTAAAGTTGACTCCGCCTCGTACTAACCGGTCCAATGTCCTTCCCGGTGCGTCGAAACGATCCACCCTCCTCGTCTACTGATGCTGCCCAATTCCATCCCAAAGCTGACGAGCATCCCGATGATCGACGGTACAACTCGTCTGCATCGTCGGACACGTCTACCTCATCGTCCGACTACGAGTATCTAAATCTCTTCCACAAACTCGATCATCTCAAGCGATCCCCGCTGGCAGGAATGTACAATGTAATAGTGCACAATGGTCCGGAGATAGTTGTACGGAACAGTGCCGTATCTACTGCTTCCATAGCTGACGGTGGGGGTGATGAGACCGCAAGAAAAATTACCTCTCCAACCATTACCATCACATCACCACCGTCAGCAGGAAACCTACAAGAAATTGCACCCCAACAACCATTATCTCCACCAAACCAAATCCAAAAACCATGCCCCGAAACCCAACCGGAAGGTAATAACTGTGCGGCAGCTAATGTAAAAAAGATCCTCACAAAAATTGATGCTTCTAGTAGCTATTTTGACGTTCGCGCTATTGGTGTCCTGAGCATACTTGACATTAACCGTGTGTTGCACCTTTACTGTTGAACCTTCTGCTAACTGTACCATCTCGTCTATTTATCCAACAGTTCACGTAATCGGTAGAGATATACGCGAAGAGATGCCACCAGTAGCAACGCAACGCCCGTACGTGGAGATCACGGAACAGCCCCATCCGAAGGCGCTACGGTTTCGCTATGAGTGCGAAGGACGTTCCGCCGGTTCGATTCCGGGCGTCAGCACGACGGCCGAACACAAAACGTTCCCCAGCATACAGGTGCACGGGTACCGGGGACGGGCGGTCGTCGTAGTGTCGTGCGTCACCAAGGAAGGTCCCGATCACAAGCCTCATCCGCACAATCTGGTCGGTAAGGAGGGCTGCAAGAAGGGTGTCTGCACGGTGGAGatcaacagcaccaccatGAGCTACACGTTCAACAATCTTGGTATTCAGTGCGTCAAGAAGAAGGACGTCGAGGAGGCACTTCGTTTACGTCAAGAGATTCGGGTCGATCCGTACAGAAGTAAGTGTGGCAAGATCGAGCAGCGTCCACGAGGTCCTCATTCGATGCTCttccgtttttgtttattcttccagCTGGATTTGGTCACGCTAAGGAACCTGGTTCGATCGACCTCAACGCCGTCCGTCTGTGCTTCCAGGTATTTCTAGAAGGGCAACAGCGAGGACGCTTTACGGAACCGCTCACACCGGTTGTGTCGGACATTATCTACGACAAGAAGGCCATGTCCGATCTGATTATCTGCCGGTTGAGCGACTGCTGTGCGCCCGTGTCCGGTGGCAAGGAGATCATTTTGCTGTGCGAGAAGGTGGTGAAGGAAGATATTAAGGTGCGATTCTTTGAGAAGAAGGGCAATATTACGGTCTGGGAGAACTATGCCGAGTTTTCGCACACCGATGTACACAAACAGGTTGCCATCAGTTTCCGAACGCCACCGTACAAAGCGATCGATATCAGTGATCCTGTGAGGGTAAGTTTGGCTCGCAAAACTCGACCTGACGATCAAGAAGGGTCTAATGAACGCTTTATATCGTTCTCTAGGTTTACGTGCAGCTGGAACGACCATCGGACAACACCTACTCGGATGCTCGCGATTTCCAGTTCATACCGCTAGACTCAGGTAGGCGCCGGTTCTCGGCACTGCACCGTGAACTCATGAAAAATCCCAACGCCGATTCGCCCGAGAATCAGCTCTTCAAGCGCATCCTGCTCGAGGGCTCGAACCGGTCGGccctggagcagcaggttaaGCCCATCAATGGTCCCGCACCGTCCCGCTCCGAGGAGGTGATCGTACTGGACACTCCCAACGTGGAGGACAAACCGTTCGTAGCGGAAACGGTAACCAGCGATCAGAAAACGACCGAATGGATACAACGAAACGAATTCAACGTGACACCCAACAATGGAAACGCCattggcgatggtggtggatcGTCCGGCGAGGACAATCAGATGATCACCGGCGACACTAACAACAATGTCTATCAGCCTAATTCGTTCGATCTGCCCGATGGCACGGTGAACAATGTTGACACAAACGGAAATGGACTTACggctgttgatgctgctgatgtggctgctgttgctggttctGCCGCTGTGCCGGATGATGATCAAACGCTGAAAGAGCTGTTGGAGCAGGTGGCTGAGCTGGACGAGATCTACACCGATCATCAGCTGCGACGCGAAAATTTGATCCTGGAGCAGGAGTTGAAAACTCTGGAACAAACGGTGCCCGTCCAGCTCGGATCACCCGGCGGACAACCGATGGACATTGACGAGGTGTTTGATGATGCTGCC
It contains:
- the LOC118510697 gene encoding transcription factor p65 isoform X1, coding for MSFPVRRNDPPSSSTDAAQFHPKADEHPDDRRYNSSASSDTSTSSSDYEYLNLFHKLDHLKRSPLAGMYNVIVHNGPEIVVRNSAVSTASIADGGGDETARKITSPTITITSPPSAGNLQEIAPQQPLSPPNQIQKPCPETQPEVHVIGRDIREEMPPVATQRPYVEITEQPHPKALRFRYECEGRSAGSIPGVSTTAEHKTFPSIQVHGYRGRAVVVVSCVTKEGPDHKPHPHNLVGKEGCKKGVCTVEINSTTMSYTFNNLGIQCVKKKDVEEALRLRQEIRVDPYRTGFGHAKEPGSIDLNAVRLCFQVFLEGQQRGRFTEPLTPVVSDIIYDKKAMSDLIICRLSDCCAPVSGGKEIILLCEKVVKEDIKVRFFEKKGNITVWENYAEFSHTDVHKQVAISFRTPPYKAIDISDPVRVYVQLERPSDNTYSDARDFQFIPLDSVELRRKRQKLASSSNVFLPVAAPMRGQSPQGNVVPGNIPNLSQLDATGGHSASTSGLPRGLYSYHNAGGFQQMPKEEIKNEPGDSPSHNPSNQYQLQPMQQGMLTAQSTSPGPDRSPATLTPSPGLGGPISPLDPGNVTPTPPVYTTLGGTVGNLFGTFATTNYGTNASPSQNAMFDTTLPGPSNGWVQPIALQNQNGPSQQQSFNLGNFGSLPLTTGDAMLSMNATNPIPANNQPTVGPPSMGSDLNFMNLDLANLDPVFNSSELRSVLGTLSTTELNRLEQVATMQTSGNYQQNSASNLKALLANQQQQQQQQQQQQQMQQGQGQPDRNDNNDEDLTDSFTKLSTNDLN
- the LOC118510697 gene encoding embryonic polarity protein dorsal isoform X3 → MSFPVRRNDPPSSSTDAAQFHPKADEHPDDRRYNSSASSDTSTSSSDYEYLNLFHKLDHLKRSPLAGMYNVIVHNGPEIVVRNSAVSTASIADGGGDETARKITSPTITITSPPSAGNLQEIAPQQPLSPPNQIQKPCPETQPEVHVIGRDIREEMPPVATQRPYVEITEQPHPKALRFRYECEGRSAGSIPGVSTTAEHKTFPSIQVHGYRGRAVVVVSCVTKEGPDHKPHPHNLVGKEGCKKGVCTVEINSTTMSYTFNNLGIQCVKKKDVEEALRLRQEIRVDPYRTGFGHAKEPGSIDLNAVRLCFQVFLEGQQRGRFTEPLTPVVSDIIYDKKAMSDLIICRLSDCCAPVSGGKEIILLCEKVVKEDIKVRFFEKKGNITVWENYAEFSHTDVHKQVAISFRTPPYKAIDISDPVRVYVQLERPSDNTYSDARDFQFIPLDSGRRRFSALHRELMKNPNADSPENQLFKRILLEGSNRSALEQQVKPINGPAPSRSEEVIVLDTPNVEDKPFVAETVTSDQKTTEWIQRNEFNVTPNNGNAIGDGGGSSGEDNQMITGDTNNNVYPVPDDDQTLKELLEQVAELDEIYTDHQLRRENLILEQELKTLEQTVPVQLGSPGGQPMDIDEVFDDAATYTSLQRAFKNPLSITLGPPIPPRPEHAKLDAGVYDAVEPLHVPTIDVTSLKRESQEMEKLPPLPPKRAKPSVQNKENNALDANDEVLLNTIIRKGSMRSLAPRPQSDQIIIMKSPDSPLNKKLPPTPPSSPTKGSSGAGATGAGDFSTLPKNSNKKPGFFSKLFSRKKSKSDLTASTNTLNRKNASKEPSLTVDFEGGEGQSPQRKGSLRDSSGEKRKTGKPVARSVSSVSARRPTSDANPDYIYIPLKGDGPTGGMQSRNGGSGTHLSLPGNDSYERASTASLPPLDRKAVSALQLDVPIQDGNLELVAIADARSIKNLVEGNYGVQLDPNVDLTEAEHFALYTSIAPNAALSEFDETSCYYAPVEPSPLATSSQQYAQNQQQQQQQLQHQSQITRMVTDSDV